The Lactuca sativa cultivar Salinas chromosome 2, Lsat_Salinas_v11, whole genome shotgun sequence genome includes the window aaattattttaaaagcataaattaaaccagtcttttctggccgtgattttgtgGATGTCACATCTACAAATGTTATATATAATTCTAATATGTGTCCACTTAACGTGTATACGAGAAAATTTTATTAGCTTGTAACACATATGGTGAATAATTACTCTAATAAATGATTTGAATTGTTCAATAAAATGTATAATTATTATGATTATACTCTAATGTCAAGCTCGGATTTTCGGGCGTTGTCGAGGTCTATAGAAAATAGGAACTATAACTCACTCGCACACAGATTATATATTTGCATATCTTGGTTTGGTGATGGCAAAGTAAGAGTTACAGAAAGAGAGATTGAGAGTAAAAAATTTGTTAGGGAAAGGGGATAGTCAATGGGTTTAACTGGGACGAATTGTTTCTGGCTTTGCCATCGGGTCCGACCTTTGATTTTATATATGAAATGCTTTTCTGGATcatctttttgaatttcttgcaCTTTGACTTCAAGAAGGTGGTCAGGATCTGCATCTTGGCTGATGAAGTTGTTGATCCTAAAAGAGAGAACGTTCCCTTGAGGTGTACAAATATGGTAATCCGAACATTTACACAATCTGTGTTTCACTCCTGAATGAAATACATCATTATTTTTCATTAGAAGTTGATAATGGGGTGCGGTGATGGTTCGTGGATGATGAAGGACTTTTCTATTATTGATTTGAAGGTGTGGTGGTGGTATTCCTGCTCATTGCGAAGCAAGGTAATATCTCTAGTTTAAATAAATAACGTTATGTGTCTATTACATATTTACAACTATAGTTTACAGATAATGTTTGTGTCTAAATTATAAATAATAGTCACATTCAACAATATTTGTGTGTCTAAATGATAACTTAGgcgatagtgaaaacaaaattttgttgCGGTGAAGTGAATAACGGCCACATCGACAACATTTGTTTCTCTATAAAACAAATACAGTCATTGTTTGATTGATTTTTTATGTCGAAATGATATACCTTAGTCACACTTACACATATATGTATGTCTGAATGATAGCAATGGTCATTATTGAAAAAATTCATGTGACTATGCGTTAAACGATgcatatattaaaaaaacaatcaTGCATTTGTAAAACACTTTTGGTCTTGGTTTCCTTAAATTCACATGTCTAAACTCTCACAAAACAATATTTTTGTGATTAAATAATAGCGAATGACACAGTTAAAAAGTATTCACGTGACCATTGGATGAATACAAATCACTATTAAAAATATTTGTGTGTTTAGAAAGAGTTTATAGCCACAATTATCCGATAAAATGTTTGACTACAACAACATTTTTGGCAAAGATTTTCTTAAATCGATGTGTTTAAACTCTCACTAAACAATCATTTTTATGACTAAAAGTAGtatatttcataataaaaataaacttatgTGGCCCTTGAATGAACAATAATCACTATAAAAAATGTTTGTTTGGTATGGTTCCTTTTAATAGACAACATGTTTTATTACAACAGTAAATATTGGTATCCAATAGTCAGAAATTGAAGATACAACCATACTTAAGTTGGTGCGACCACTAAATTTCAATGTAACCGCATGATATTTAAAATGACagaatatttgatcacttttGTGATGAAATAGTCAAAAAGTTGTGTAACCTATGTTGATTTTTGTACTAGTAATACTTATTTTTTTCATAGAAGTGGTGAGATACCTCACCTTCCTAGAaatactgtttgttttttttatttttttttagccCCCAAAGTAACACAATCTTCATAGGACGATAGAATAGCAAACCAGCCAAAAGTAACACATTCTTCATAGGACGATAAAATAGCAAACCAGAATAATACAATATACACTTAATCTCTTTGACCGAATTATAATTACTGCATAATAATTATAATTGATTTATGTTTGAGATTTATATATTGTTACATATTACACaaactaaaaaatataaataaaactttaATATGTTGTGTAAGTGAAACTTTGTTGGTTTTAACCGGTAAATGGAATCGAATAAAATGAAACTGAATAACCAAAACCGATAAAACTGTATCTTATTTGATTTTGTTATGGATAATTTTGAGAAGTTAAAAAATCCGATTAAATCGACCCAATAAAATCTTATAGTTTTAACCGGTGATATCATTAACATTGTCTTAACTTTGAATTCGATTTTATTTAGATTCAAATTTCATACGAGATGTGAGGACATCCAAAGCCATGTAGGAGCATTCCTTTCATACGAGATGTGAGGACCCCGCTTCTAGGGGCGTTGCTCTCGGACCCCGTTCGTTTacgggcttcgcccctaaatgacagtgtaatttgaaacttgatcaaacttaaacaagtgtgtgtTTCACACAttctttacttgtttaatatttattaatatcatGTTTTGTCAACAAAGTAAttctattacacttaaataacattgatgataacaaatcaccaacaattaTTGCTAAAAAAACCATAAACAACCAAGAAAttcatattgttttttttttttaatatttatcttttctttttatatatgATGGCGACCGCCGGTTGGTTTTCAATTTTTCATTAATTTTAGGCCCGTGACTAATTAACATAGGAAAAGCCCTTAAGTTGGGAGTACTACATATCTTctagcttcagccgccggcccggCGCCCGCCACATTAGAATTAGAATGTTAACTTTCCATGTACTAATTAACATTTCTATTTTTGGTAATGTGTACCTAGTGAATGGTCAAATGTTATAATTACTCTACAAAAAAAGaaagtttatattttaatttaacaATATCTGTAATGAAATAAATATTCCATATGAGCACGTTATACTCAGCGGGTTGTATATATGAATGCATGTGTGTTTGGAACCAAAAACATAGAGATTTAGAGTTTTAAGACAAGAAGATGGAGAACACCACTTTAACTTTAGAAAAAAATACAATCAAGAAAGGTGCATGGAGTAAAGAAGAAGACGACAAGTTACGAGCTTATATCCAAAGATATGGCCACTGGAACTGGACTTTACTTCCGAAGTTTGCTGGTACACTATAAGCTAGCTAGCCACTTCCAAAGTTCTCAAAATACGCAAATATATTTCCATTTTTCAGCACTTAATTAATTACTTATTattcattgattttttttaaggTTTATCTAGAAGTGGGAAGAGTTGTAGGTTGCGATGGATGAATTATCTTCGCCCAAACATCAAACATGGAAATTTTACAAAAGAAGACGATGAGATCATTATGAGATTGCATAAACAGCTTGGCAACAAGTAAGTTATATAATGCAATACCATTACAAGTTTTTTGAATATTGAATGTTGCTAAATAGAATTGTTGCTTTAATTTGTATTGATCCATATATAGATGGACTGCTATAGCTGCTCAGTTGCCAGGAAGGAGTGATAACGAAATAAAAAACCGTTGGAACTCGCATTTGAAAAAACGAGTTGAAGATGATCAAACTCACGAGGTGTTAGAAAACATTAATCACGATGAAACCATGAAGCCTAATGAAGCACCTCCAGGTGCTTCTAGCACTTGTAGTAGCTCAAATTATCATATTCCAAGTGATGTTACGCTACAAACTTATGATTATGAACTGAGTGGAGACTTTTGGTCCGATCCATTTTTACTGGACATTATGTCGCCAGTTGATCAGAACACAACGCCCTCGGATTTATACCACAATTTTGGCTTTCATTCTTCTTGGGATGATATGACTATGAGTGAGGACTTATCATGGTCAGCATTGGGTTCATATTCTGAATACAACAATTACTGATAAATTGGTTTCGTAGTCAACATGTCCAATAAATTATGTCAGTATAATACAATAAAGGACTTGTTTAGATTTATGTATATCGTTAATATAATTATCTTAATACGATTTAAAAAGTATATACGATCCATAAAATACGAGACATGTCCCCGGCTCTCTCCTAGCATATAATGATTAGGTTACATACTTGCATGTGAAGACTTTGTTAAATTTAATCTgtggatatttttaaaattttatgttgTACTCTACGGTGTCATTCTACTATGCGGCAACACTTGTCTCATGGAACTCAAGTGTATATTTTGTTGAAAAAAACTAGGTCATTTAGAACTAAGAATAGTTGACCTGGCTTGGAATTTTGTTTTAtattatatttgaaaaaaaatgatattttatagGCACAAACTGTAACTAGTGTAGGTGTCCATGCTTTGCATAGGtcagaatgttttttgtttaaatacAAGAAAAACATGTGTGCTTCCAATTTTTTCCAATAACcatattgtactttgaaaatataTACAATTTGGAACGGACAGATATATAGTTCTTGATTCCATTTACTCCAGCATTCCGATTTGCATCAGCTACTGCAGATGCATTCATTTGAATTCCAGCCCTCTAAAAGAGttacaaaccaaaaaaaaaaaaaaaactataagccTGTGGAATCACACAAAAAGCCAAACCAATAATTCATGTATATTTAGGTaagatcataaaaataaaatttatgttCTATAAACTAAATGTGTGATTAATCAACAAACGAATAAAATGGAGAGTAAATGAAAGTTTTTAAACCTAGTCTCTAGGAAAATGATTGTATAAACCAATCAAACCTATTTAATAAATCATATCAAGATATAAAGGCAGGTATAGGTAATTAAACAGGTGATTTCATATACAAATGAGTATTTGAAAATCCAATTCATGGTTCTCGTAATGAACTCAAACATTAGCAAAAACTTATATGTGAGCGGTGgtggaagaaagaaagaaagaaggaaAGAGGGTGACCTAGCATCGAGAAAGCGGTAGAATGATTAAACTAAATCTGGTGTACAACTAACCTATAATACCAACATACTTACAATTTGTTACTAATAATGGCAACCTACTCACACTTCCTTATTAGAACCtacaatattataaaaaaaacatgttgCTATTTTTTGTTAAAGAAGTATGTTGCTATCATTGAGAACAATAGAGGTGTGTATCTTCAATGTGGGGTTAGAAGGGCATTTTCCCCACTAAATAAGCTTCTTTGTCTTGCCTTTGGCCTGATCACCAAAGACGACAGCTAGATTTAAAAATGTAAAACAATATCTTCATGTCAATATACTTTAACTGAAGCATTTGCAAACCAACAATATACAATCATGCTACATACAAACCTTACCTAATTCCTTTGAGCTTTGGTTTTTTGTCTCGTATatatgaaagtacaatgctatatctAAATGTATTTTTCAAACAAAAGAAACTCCATATATTAAATTTTGATACCttcaacttttagattaaaattaaactatcacccactataaattCTATAAGATCTTTGACTTTATAAATGGATGCATTTTGTTAGATCATGTGTTAGCAGCAGATAAAATACCGAAAAGGACATCTGCCCAAATTTCCAGTTGGTCACATGTTAATATCTACCGTAAATTCATCAAAATAATGAGATAGATGAGAAAGATATCCATATGAAGGTTCGTGCATAaattagcaatgtactttcatttatttggttATTATATTATCTTATTTTCATTTGTTCATTTCACGACAttgtatttttaaaaatctaacaATTTTACCCTCCTAAGGATTTCAAAATGAAATAAATCATCATAGGTTTGTTTAAAGCACCTTTGGTCAGATCATTGATTTAAATATGGAACTATAAAGGATAGATATTGATTATTGAGTAAAGTACGTTGCCATTTTGTGCAAATTAGCCTAGTAAAAATGATACTAAGCTTAAAAATGGATTTCCGGAAAGTCGAATCCAGGTAATCAGATTTTTATAAGCTTTAAACAATAATTTATTAAAACAATAATTAAACAGTAAATAGGTAAGATTAGCCATACTCAGGGACTAAAAAGTAGTCAAAACATGTTATGATTTTATattctatttttatataattaaaaaaaatattcgaCTATAAAAACATGTTataatttcaaaaaaataaataaacatgttATAATTTTTAAAAGATATATTTGAAATAAGTCAACTATCTTTCTATGATAAGAATTTGAACATTAAGGGgttgtttgatagttgttgaaTCAGTCAGATCTGACTGAGTTAGAGGTCTGACTGGGTCTGAAGTCTGACTTACATCTAACaaaaaccatgttgtttgattatgtGTTTGACTGACTGTTCTAAATGATtacaatgaccattttacccttattttATAGTTCGTTCCGAATACAatatatttgtttgataaaatatatgaataaagttATTGAATAgttataaaaaatagaaaatgtcataaaatatccaaattaaacataaatcattttaaattgaaaaaataaaataaaaacaacaacTTCACTATAATGTTGTTCAAAATACAAATTAATCATAACTCATTGTAATCCTTGGTTGTATCTATGTACCTACATTTTACCTACATGTCAACAAGATCATACATCTAAGTTGGGAATGACTGTTTCTGTGATGcacaaataaacaaaagtatgATTATTGCATTCTTAATTTGTAACACTCCAATCCCAAAGTTACAAACTATGCTAGTAACTTCTCGATCAACTCAAAACAAATTCCCGTTTTCTATCATGTCAGACATGTTATTACATAATCCCTTTTTAGGCTCGAGTTCTTGATATTAAGGCAAACAAAACATAGGTAAAAAGAACCCCATTTGGGAACTAAATTGTCATTTTAGCCGGACCTTTACTCTATAATACCCTTCATGCCGACGATGAGCTTGGTCTTCAAACAAAACCAGCTAAACAGGGACAAAAGCTATGATAACAACTTTAATTTGACTATAATACCCTTCAATCTGATGATAAATACCCTTCAATCTTAATATCAAGGCAAACAAAACCAACTAAACAGGGACAGAAGCTATGATAACAACTTTATTATGATAACTTTAATTTAACTATAATACCCTTTAGCTATAGTTTACCCACTCCGTTTTTAATAGGACTTGCACATATAAGTCAATCTTCATCACAAAAAAAAACTTGTCTATCTCTAATTTGATATAGGTAACCTGTAGTAATGAAAACAACTCCACCATGGTATTGCTCAAAATTAGCgagaatttaaaaaatatatataatcattaaatAGTACAAACGATTTGATCATGAAAAAGCAAATTGTTTGAAATCAAAGGTCAAAGTAGGTCTTCTTTCAAAAAGCTTCTCCATTATTTGAAACTTTTTCTCAAATATGAGGGTGTTTTCATCCCTGTACGTTCCATCACTTCTCCAAACAAGAAAAAACTATATGTCATCCCTCTAACGTCTCTAAAACTGATAACTATGGTGTTAATAATAGAAAACTAGAACACTGGTGTAACACCCGTCTCTCGAGGTATTATGCAAATTAATATTGGCTTTGGACAGTGGACCCTTTGGAGTGGACTTTAGAAATTTGGGCCAGGaagttgtgtgacatccccaaaatcacggccagaaaagaccggttttgtttatgctttgtttaaaaatcagagttacattttaaatgaaagtgttgcggaatttgtcccaaaacaaaaatatgataaagatttatcaaaagcatttccatagaaatgtatttcattaaaagactcgggatgtcatgttcgtacagatcaaaagcataaacagtacaatataagccttactacattatttcatatctacaggcctatatccgtaaccctcgtccaaaacatcacatttatgctcatgcgccactacctgtaatacataaaactgagtgggtcaggcttgggagcctggtgagcacataggattttcaacccacaataaataagtttattaatttcatcaatcaacaataacccgattacccgttcccgttatcctcactttacgtccctaaacacctatcataagggacctagcctacggatcatcatcgggacggacactactgctaaggggattcctcaacaataaatgtcctaaaggcaaccatgtgggggatggagtacaccggtgaacacatcgttcacaaacacctacaggttgcgagcctgctagtgttccactggactgtctagaagagtccgtggtcgtcatccatactctgctagatgacagaatcaacaacatcaacatcgaggcctctcatcattttatcacacatcacctattgcatctacccatgttttaccccaacattttcgtagatataaaatacatattcaatttaaatcattgaaaacctgtataacaatgttcatctggcatagatagcaagtattcagataatatgcacacatagcacgtaatttatataaaatacttcatatctatgtgtaagttgaaagtaactatgcactcacctgattaggtggtgactcagcactcggacagcgcttcgatactctcaaaacgatattccttcgataaaacctagtatcgatatcactagggtttagtttaacgataaccgcgacaaattaattagtccgagtattattaagcgttaataatactcgatataactcataataatagcccaaataattattttaaggacctaataacattcctataattatttaaaagctatattaaaaattgcgtaagcgtagcacacttacaacgaattttatcgagaaccgggacttgattggagcagcgtttcgaaaccgaaaaactccctttttctcgggactccgtgagcctcggggcttccctcgggggctaaggggcttaactagggcttagggggctccaaaagggttagagagagaaagtagtttagagagagaagtgaaaatgtgtgaaaaatccggaagaattcgcatggtatttatagggaccgaagctcggaattacgctgggcgtactcctcggataagatcaCCAGCTCGGACCCAGTTGTCTCGCACCCATCGGATGGATCagatcggacctacgcggggtGTAAcctcttcggacgcggggcgtactgcgggGGTGGCGTGTCACAATCCGAAGCGAAGCCTTGATCAACAAGCgacggcccagatgcagccacgtcatccctctcgcatcagatttcgcaatttccactcccgacttctaaaaatcataactttcacatacgagctccgttttcgacgttctttatatccacgcgaaggtgggaacgtactctacaactttcgtttagactttgttggctaattttttctcgattttaaattttatattattaacgggccgggacacgattggtccgttaaatcttcataacttcttcatccgacatccgttttcgcccatctttttttcgttacgctactctcaacgagatattcgattctcgtttaggtcatgtcggctaaaaaccgctcgatctaatattcgaatttcgggctatacactgctagtccgaaactttgaaaaatcataacttcctcatacgaagtcagatttgggcgttctttttatcgacgctcttagtttaacatattctacgactttcgtttagatcgctaaggctaaatctcactctatcgtaaattcactatttacgcttcccggtatcgtgccggttccgtcgcgaaacttcaacgggtcataacttcttcgttataactcggatttcggcattctttatatgcacggaaaccttgagacatattctacaactttatgtagagatatcaggcttaacttacactttaattttgacgcttatttttattatttattaattatacatttataattaaattataagcacataaatacacataattcacataatactcaaatatttcatctttattacttcaaaaagagttacaagagttgacctagactattacattgacaaaaatgcttagccctaaaactcgggcgttacaattctctcccccttaggatgattccgtcccggaatcatgcatcagcaaacagatgtggatagcgactcattaTGTCATCCTCTGCTTctcaagtgagattcggcccattcgaatgtttccatcggactagcaccaagtcgaccatcttgcgtcgtaacttcttcgtcttacggtcaacaattgcctcgggctcttcgattagcctcttattctcattCATTCTTAACtccgagattggaattatgtcgggaacatctcccgtgaatttcctcaaataacacacatggaaagtgttatgaataccattgagttcttcgggcaattccagcttgtaagcttggttcccaaccttctgaagaactttgaatggtccaatgAACCTTGGACTTagttttcctcgtttcccaaatcgtataagtcccttccacggtgagactttaagcaaaacggaatccccaacttcgaaggttatcggtcgtcttttcttgtcagcatagctcttctgacgatcctgagctgctaacattctttccctaatcaccttcaacttctcagcagtctcatggactatctcggggcccataaactgcttctctccggcttcaagccaacaagacggcgtacgacacttttgtccatacaaggcttggtaaggtgccatcttgatgctcgagtgaaaactatttttgtaggagaattctaccagaggtaagtgctcgtcccaattcccttggaactcgagggtacatgctctcagcatatcttccagtgtctgaatcgttctttcgctctggccatcagtttgcggatggtaagcagtactcaaacataactttgtacccaactcctcttgtagactcctccaaaacctcgatgtgaaacgactatcacgatctgatacaatcgtaagagggacaccgtgaagtcttacaatttccttcacgtaagcatttgcgagcttatccatagaccacttctcgttggctgctatgaagtgtgcactcttggtgaaacgatccacgactacccaaatcatgtcatgaccgttcttcgtcctgggcagtttagtcacaaaatccatggtgatgtcttcccatttacccatgggtataggtaaaggttctaaactcccatacggtttctgatgttgtgccttaaccctcgcacatgttacgcactcggccacatacttcgcaacatcgagcttcatcgttggccaccagtagtagggttttaggtccctatacattttagtgctaccgagatgaatcgagtacatggtcttgtgtgcttcttccatcagaagatctcttattcctcccgtcttaggtacccaaattcgatcttggaataccttcagtcctcgactgtttgtactgaacgctaacgttcttcccaaacgttcttcctttcggtcatttttctctaaagcttcttcttgagctttcctgatactttccacaatcgtcgagacgacttcaattcttaacgctcttggccttttcctttcaagattgactttccgactgagagcatcagcaacaatatttgctttacctgggtggtaaagtatctcacagtcgtagtccttgagaagttctagccagcgtcgttgcctcatgttcaactccttctgattaaagagatactggagactcttatgatcagtgaagagcttgcacttcgtgccgtagaggtaatgcctccatatctttaaggcaaaaactaccgctgccaactccagatcatgagtggggtagttcttttcgtgctctttcaattgtcgagatgcgtatgctatcaccttttctatttgggtcaaaacacaacccaagccGACTctagaagcgtcactataaaccgcgaaatcttcgactccatcgggtagagaaagtatcggtgcttcacataatttcttctttagcttctcgaatgcctcatcgtgtttctcactccacgtatacgtagctcctttatgagtcaaagctattaatggagcagctatcgaagaaaagccttggataaatcgtcgataatatccggctaatcctagaaagcttcgaatctccgtgggactctttggacgttcccacttcattacagcctcgatctttgtggggtcaaccattattccctcctggttaacaacatgacccaagaattgaacttcccgtatccaaaagtcgcatttggagaaatttgcgtaaagtttctccttctttaatacttccaacacttcttgtagatgcttgccatgctcctcctggcttttcgagtagatgagaatgtcgtcgatgaacactatcacggatttatcgaggaatggtttacaaaccctattcatcaaatccatgaatgctgcaggagcattggttagcccaaatgacataaccaagaactcataatgtccatatctagttctgaatgcagtcttctcaatatcctgctctctcaccttcagctgatgatatcctgacctaagatcgatctttgagaagtagctcgaaccttgtagctgatcgaataggtcatcaatccttggcaatggatacttgttcttcaccgttgccttattcagctctcggtagtctatgcacatcctcatgcttccgtccttcttctttacgaataacaccggagctccccagggtgatgaactaggtcgaataaaaccgttgtccaacagctcctgaagttgcgtcatgagctccttcatctccgtcggtgctaatcggtatggtgcttttgctatcggtgttgttcctggtaacaagtctatacggaactccacttgtctatcaggtggtaatccgggaagatcttcgggaaagacttccggataatcacccacaaccggtatattctgcacctctttcttctccttcttggcatcgattacgaatgccaagtatgatgcacatcctttggacaaacatttcctggctttcatcagggggatgattccagaattcactctgcgtttgtccccatacaccataaatgattcctttccaggtgggtttacctttactatcttctttcggcattgaatctcagcatcgttggcgctaagccaatccatacccaaaacgatgtcaaaaccgtttaactctatgggtaatagctcttcgtggaatttgtttccgtttaggtcaatgacgatgttcctaatatgattactaacaggtacgaatttgccactggcaacttctacaatcagggtattatctagtttttctacaggcaatgctaatttcccaccaaatttatgtgacacaaaggagtagttggc containing:
- the LOC111893895 gene encoding transcription repressor MYB4; amino-acid sequence: MENTTLTLEKNTIKKGAWSKEEDDKLRAYIQRYGHWNWTLLPKFAGLSRSGKSCRLRWMNYLRPNIKHGNFTKEDDEIIMRLHKQLGNKWTAIAAQLPGRSDNEIKNRWNSHLKKRVEDDQTHEVLENINHDETMKPNEAPPGASSTCSSSNYHIPSDVTLQTYDYELSGDFWSDPFLLDIMSPVDQNTTPSDLYHNFGFHSSWDDMTMSEDLSWSALGSYSEYNNY